From one Streptomyces chromofuscus genomic stretch:
- a CDS encoding GNAT family N-acetyltransferase: MRREPRISPIGPDDLADTVAMHRRCSSQTLWSRYHRAMADPRTYLPALLNRPGSVHLAARDTTGRIVAVGHLMPDHSAVEAALLVEDAWQGHGLGTRMLHRLGHHALVGGWATLYGLVLSGDERMDAVLRHASVPVHRREEGGTVTAWIHVRDLAAGPPTRRRRGFLRTGQR, from the coding sequence ATGCGCCGCGAACCGCGGATCAGCCCGATAGGCCCCGACGACCTCGCCGACACCGTGGCGATGCATCGTCGCTGTTCGTCGCAGACCCTGTGGAGCCGCTACCACAGGGCGATGGCCGACCCCCGGACGTACCTGCCCGCACTGCTGAACCGTCCGGGGTCGGTCCATCTGGCCGCACGGGACACCACGGGCCGCATCGTCGCCGTGGGCCACCTGATGCCGGACCATTCTGCCGTGGAGGCCGCGCTCCTGGTCGAGGACGCCTGGCAGGGCCATGGATTGGGTACCCGCATGCTGCACCGCCTGGGGCACCACGCGCTCGTCGGCGGCTGGGCGACGCTGTACGGCCTCGTCCTGTCCGGTGACGAGCGCATGGACGCCGTCCTCCGCCACGCGTCGGTGCCCGTGCACCGCCGGGAGGAGGGCGGCACCGTCACCGCCTGGATCCACGTCCGTGACCTGGCGGCCGGCCCACCCACCCGCCGACGGCGAGGCTTCCTCCGCACCGGGCAGCGGTGA
- a CDS encoding alpha/beta fold hydrolase produces the protein MLVTTVAPASADKNDSSPGPKPTVVLVHGAFADSTSWNDVIKKLRHDGCPVVAVANPLRSLSGDSAYLKDVLAGIDGPVVLAGHSYGGSVISNAATGNKNVRALVYVAAFLPEKGESAVDLSERFPGSTLGDAQRSVPFTNADGSQGTDLYIQNDKVRHQFAADVPRNETDLMAVTQRPVTNAALTDGAAEPAWKTVPSWVLVATRDLNIPPEAQEFMAGRAGAHVTRVRASHAVSVSQPGKVTDVIEDAARSVR, from the coding sequence CTGCTCGTCACCACGGTCGCCCCGGCCTCCGCCGACAAGAACGACTCCTCGCCCGGCCCCAAGCCCACCGTCGTCCTGGTCCACGGTGCGTTCGCCGACTCCACCAGTTGGAACGACGTCATAAAGAAGCTCAGGCACGACGGTTGTCCGGTGGTCGCCGTCGCCAACCCGTTGCGCTCGCTGAGCGGTGACTCCGCCTACCTCAAGGACGTTCTGGCCGGCATCGACGGTCCCGTGGTCCTGGCCGGTCACTCCTACGGCGGCTCGGTGATCAGCAATGCCGCCACCGGCAACAAGAACGTCAGGGCACTGGTCTACGTCGCCGCCTTCCTCCCCGAGAAGGGCGAGAGCGCGGTCGACCTGTCGGAAAGGTTCCCCGGCAGCACTCTCGGCGATGCGCAGCGCTCCGTGCCGTTCACGAACGCCGACGGCTCGCAAGGCACCGACCTCTACATTCAGAACGACAAGGTCCGGCACCAGTTCGCGGCGGATGTGCCCCGTAACGAGACCGACCTGATGGCCGTCACCCAGCGACCGGTCACCAACGCCGCCCTGACCGACGGCGCGGCCGAGCCGGCCTGGAAGACCGTTCCGTCCTGGGTCCTGGTTGCCACGCGGGATCTCAACATCCCGCCCGAGGCACAGGAGTTCATGGCCGGGCGAGCCGGCGCCCACGTCACGCGGGTCCGAGCCTCGCACGCGGTGAGTGTCTCGCAGCCCGGGAAGGTCACCGACGTCATCGAGGACGCCGCCCGCTCGGTGCGCTGA
- the qcrB gene encoding cytochrome bc1 complex cytochrome b subunit, with protein sequence MGNDSRPAEPGQGRTGERLAQWSQSRLGYRRLAGSARRLVFPDHWSFMLGEIALYSFVILLVTGVYLSFFFHPSSELVVYDGSYAPLRGQLVSEAFDSTLHISFDVRGGLLIRQAHHWAALVFVAALFVHMLRVFFTGAFRKPRELNWIFGFLLLILAMFGGLTGYDLPDDLLSGTGLQVVNGTILSIPVVGTYLSFFLFGGEFPGDDLIARFNTIHVLIIPALMIALIVGHVALAVRHRHTQHPGPGRTNSNVVGLPAKVYAVKAGGCFFLVSGVIFFMAAVAQINPVWNYGPFRPDHVSAGSQPDWYMGVADGFLRVMPGWEVSFWGHTLALDNFLPLLVGVLLFLAMGAYPFLEAWVTDDDRDQNLLDRPRNRPVRTALGVAWLSVYAVALTGAANDLIATYLHVSVNAVTWAVRIGLFVVPVLAFVVTKRVALGLQRRDRDKVLHGRETGIIKRLPHGEYVEIHEPLSQARLHALTAHEQYRPLGPAALRDADGAMPSRTQRLRVRLSRVLYGPGTQIHKPTAAEYKEIGGRHRS encoded by the coding sequence ATGGGCAACGACAGCCGGCCGGCCGAGCCGGGGCAGGGGCGCACCGGGGAGAGGCTCGCCCAATGGTCGCAGAGCCGACTGGGCTACCGCCGTCTGGCCGGCTCTGCTCGGCGCCTGGTCTTTCCCGACCACTGGTCGTTCATGCTCGGCGAGATAGCGCTCTACAGTTTCGTCATCCTGCTGGTCACCGGCGTCTACCTGAGCTTCTTCTTCCACCCTTCCTCCGAACTCGTGGTCTATGACGGCAGTTACGCCCCGTTGCGGGGGCAGTTGGTGTCGGAGGCCTTCGACTCGACCCTGCACATCTCCTTCGACGTCCGTGGCGGTCTGCTCATCCGCCAGGCTCACCACTGGGCGGCACTGGTCTTCGTCGCCGCCCTGTTCGTGCACATGCTGCGGGTCTTCTTCACGGGGGCGTTCCGCAAGCCACGAGAGCTGAACTGGATATTCGGGTTCCTGCTGCTCATCCTGGCCATGTTCGGGGGTCTGACCGGCTACGACCTGCCCGACGACCTGCTGTCCGGAACCGGCCTGCAGGTCGTCAACGGCACGATCCTCTCGATCCCGGTCGTCGGGACCTACCTGTCGTTCTTCCTCTTCGGTGGCGAGTTCCCCGGCGACGACCTGATCGCCCGCTTCAACACCATCCACGTCCTGATCATCCCTGCACTGATGATCGCCCTGATCGTCGGCCACGTGGCCCTGGCAGTACGCCACCGGCACACCCAACACCCCGGACCCGGCCGTACCAACAGCAACGTCGTCGGCCTTCCGGCCAAGGTGTACGCCGTCAAGGCCGGCGGCTGCTTCTTCCTCGTGTCCGGCGTCATCTTCTTCATGGCCGCCGTCGCGCAGATCAATCCCGTGTGGAACTACGGGCCCTTCCGACCCGACCACGTCTCCGCCGGCTCCCAGCCCGACTGGTACATGGGCGTCGCCGACGGCTTCCTGCGCGTCATGCCCGGCTGGGAAGTCAGCTTCTGGGGCCACACCCTGGCTCTGGACAACTTCCTGCCCCTACTGGTCGGTGTGCTGCTCTTCCTGGCCATGGGCGCCTACCCCTTCCTCGAAGCCTGGGTCACGGACGACGACCGCGACCAGAACCTGCTGGACCGCCCCCGCAACCGCCCGGTGCGCACCGCGCTGGGCGTGGCCTGGCTCAGCGTCTACGCGGTGGCCCTCACAGGTGCCGCCAACGACCTGATCGCCACCTATCTGCACGTCTCTGTCAACGCCGTCACCTGGGCCGTGCGCATCGGCCTGTTCGTCGTACCGGTCCTGGCCTTCGTCGTCACCAAACGCGTGGCACTGGGCCTGCAACGGCGAGACCGGGACAAGGTGCTGCACGGGCGCGAAACCGGCATCATCAAACGTCTTCCGCACGGCGAGTACGTCGAGATCCATGAGCCGCTCAGCCAGGCGCGGCTGCACGCCCTGACCGCCCACGAACAGTACCGGCCCCTCGGGCCCGCAGCCCTGCGGGACGCGGACGGTGCCATGCCCAGCCGTACCCAGCGCCTGCGCGTCAGGCTCAGCCGCGTCCTGTACGGCCCGGGTACGCAGATTCACAAGCCCACGGCGGCCGAGTACAAGGAGATCGGCGGCCGGCACCGGTCTTGA
- a CDS encoding NAD(P)/FAD-dependent oxidoreductase, with the protein MSRVNTFVIVGGGLAAGKAAEELREHGHDGPLVVIGDEPERPYVRPPLSKGYLLGKEDRESIHVHPDGWYREHGVDLLLGTSVTSVDGQAKEVTLDDGRRVPYAKLLLATGSSPRRLTVPGADLDNVLYLRRVGDSERLKAAFTEGARIVVVGGGWIGLETAAAARTAGAQVTVLERGELPLLKVLGREAAEVFAGLHQEHGVDLRPHARIERITGTGGRADGVRLADGTHVPADAVVVGVGITPNVRLAEEAGLEVRDGIVTDEHLRTSAADIHAAGDVANAYHPRLGRHLRVEHWANALHQPRTAALSMLGKDAVYDRLPYFYTDQYDLGMEYTGYAEPGGYDRVVFRGARDERRFIAFWMSGNRVLAGMSVNVWDVIGTIRSLIESGVETDDAVLSDPAVPLEGLLP; encoded by the coding sequence ATGTCGCGTGTGAATACGTTCGTGATCGTCGGGGGCGGCCTGGCCGCCGGCAAGGCCGCGGAAGAACTGCGCGAACACGGCCACGACGGGCCCCTCGTCGTCATCGGGGACGAGCCCGAGCGGCCCTACGTCCGACCGCCGCTGTCCAAGGGCTACCTGCTGGGCAAGGAGGACCGCGAGTCGATCCACGTGCACCCCGATGGCTGGTACCGGGAACACGGAGTCGATCTGCTTCTGGGCACGAGCGTGACGTCGGTCGACGGGCAGGCCAAGGAGGTGACGCTGGATGACGGCCGTCGCGTGCCCTACGCCAAGCTGCTCCTGGCGACCGGTTCCTCACCGCGCCGCCTGACGGTCCCGGGGGCGGACCTGGACAACGTGCTGTACCTGCGGCGCGTGGGCGACAGCGAGCGTCTCAAGGCCGCCTTCACCGAGGGCGCACGGATCGTGGTGGTCGGCGGCGGATGGATCGGTCTGGAGACGGCTGCGGCGGCCCGGACGGCCGGCGCGCAGGTGACCGTGCTCGAACGCGGCGAGCTGCCGCTGCTCAAGGTACTGGGCCGGGAAGCGGCCGAGGTCTTCGCCGGCCTGCACCAGGAGCACGGCGTCGACCTGCGTCCCCACGCCCGGATCGAGCGGATCACCGGAACCGGCGGTCGCGCGGACGGGGTCCGGCTCGCCGACGGCACCCACGTGCCCGCGGACGCCGTGGTGGTGGGTGTGGGCATCACACCCAACGTCCGCCTCGCCGAGGAGGCGGGCCTGGAGGTACGCGACGGCATCGTCACGGACGAGCACCTGCGGACGTCCGCGGCCGACATCCACGCCGCCGGCGACGTCGCCAACGCCTACCATCCGCGGCTCGGCCGGCACCTGCGTGTCGAGCACTGGGCCAACGCGCTGCACCAGCCGCGCACCGCCGCGCTGAGCATGCTGGGCAAGGACGCGGTCTACGACCGGCTGCCGTACTTCTACACCGACCAGTACGACCTCGGGATGGAGTACACCGGCTACGCCGAGCCGGGCGGCTACGACCGTGTCGTCTTCCGCGGAGCACGGGACGAGCGGCGGTTCATCGCCTTCTGGATGTCCGGGAACCGGGTCCTGGCAGGAATGAGCGTCAACGTGTGGGACGTCATCGGCACGATCCGCTCCCTCATCGAGTCCGGCGTGGAGACGGACGACGCCGTCCTGTCCGATCCCGCGGTTCCCCTGGAGGGCCTTCTTCCCTGA
- a CDS encoding Ohr family peroxiredoxin, producing MTERIQLPSLSTEKDYDGDQFSPIYTTTVTVHGGVTSHGRASGRARSSDGALDLDLRMPAELGGDGRGTNPEQLFAAGFAACFHGALSLLARQEALDAAAISVVTTVAFGRDPGDGGYVLRVDLVVRWPGVDRETATGLMEQADALCPYARMAWRGTPTTITLAS from the coding sequence GTGACCGAGCGGATCCAGTTGCCCAGCCTGTCGACCGAGAAGGACTACGACGGGGACCAGTTCTCGCCCATCTACACGACCACCGTGACCGTCCACGGCGGTGTGACCTCGCACGGGCGGGCCTCCGGCCGGGCACGCTCGTCCGACGGCGCCCTGGACCTCGATCTGCGCATGCCCGCCGAGCTGGGCGGTGACGGCCGGGGAACCAATCCCGAGCAGCTCTTCGCGGCCGGCTTCGCGGCGTGCTTCCACGGCGCGCTGAGCCTCCTGGCACGGCAGGAGGCACTCGACGCCGCGGCCATCTCCGTCGTGACGACCGTCGCCTTCGGACGGGATCCCGGGGACGGTGGATATGTGCTGCGCGTCGACCTGGTCGTGCGGTGGCCCGGTGTCGACCGGGAGACGGCCACCGGTCTGATGGAGCAGGCCGACGCGCTGTGTCCCTACGCGCGGATGGCCTGGAGGGGCACGCCGACAACCATCACGCTCGCCTCGTGA
- the fdxA gene encoding ferredoxin, with protein sequence MTYVIAQPCVDIKDRACVTECPVDCIHEGSRTLYINPVECVDCHACEPVCPVEAIFYEDDLPQHWAHYRSVNAEFLAAATPGQRHQRDTLGDHPLVAALPPQNPHKKEISVFAVRKEEAADADLWFPS encoded by the coding sequence ATGACATACGTCATCGCGCAGCCCTGCGTCGACATCAAGGACCGGGCGTGTGTGACCGAATGCCCCGTGGACTGCATCCACGAGGGTTCACGCACGCTCTACATTAACCCCGTGGAGTGCGTCGACTGCCACGCCTGCGAGCCCGTCTGCCCCGTGGAAGCCATCTTCTACGAGGACGACCTGCCGCAGCACTGGGCGCACTACCGGTCCGTCAACGCGGAGTTCCTCGCTGCCGCGACCCCGGGGCAGCGACACCAACGTGACACGCTCGGTGACCATCCCCTGGTCGCGGCCCTGCCCCCGCAGAACCCGCACAAGAAGGAGATCTCCGTTTTCGCCGTCCGGAAGGAGGAAGCCGCCGACGCGGACCTGTGGTTTCCGTCCTGA